Proteins from one Deltaproteobacteria bacterium genomic window:
- the moeB gene encoding molybdopterin-synthase adenylyltransferase MoeB encodes MSPMKTKSELLKDARSRVPEVQPLELSRQSPKPVILDVREKQETDAGMLPGAKHVPRGYLELRIEETVPDRGADVVLYCAGGTRSLLAAKTLAEMGYTRVRSMAGGFSAWKDAGLPLETPVRLTDAQRARYSRHLLIPEVGEAGQARLLKAKVLLIGAGGLGSPTALYLAAAGVGRLGIVDDDVVDESNLQRQILHTTDRVGMPKTESARKTLQALNPDVAVDEHRTRLTRDNALELFSKYDVIVDGSDNFGTRYLVNDACVLLGKPNVHGSIFRFDGQATTFIPGGGRPCYRCLFPEPPPPELAPSCQEAGVLGVLPGIIGLVQAVEAVKLVLGKGEPLVGRLLLYDALEQKFREVKYARDPNCPSCGDHPMRELLPEYTEASCAIAPRRITGGPGQHNVTAQA; translated from the coding sequence ATGTCGCCCATGAAGACGAAATCGGAGTTGCTCAAGGACGCGCGCTCGCGGGTGCCGGAAGTCCAGCCCCTCGAGCTGTCGCGCCAGTCGCCCAAGCCGGTCATCCTGGACGTCCGCGAGAAGCAGGAGACCGACGCCGGCATGTTGCCGGGGGCCAAGCACGTTCCGCGCGGGTACCTCGAGCTGCGCATCGAAGAGACGGTGCCGGACCGCGGCGCGGACGTGGTCCTCTATTGCGCCGGCGGCACCCGCTCGCTGCTGGCGGCGAAGACGCTCGCGGAGATGGGATACACCCGCGTGCGCAGCATGGCGGGTGGGTTCTCGGCGTGGAAGGACGCCGGCCTGCCGCTGGAGACGCCGGTGCGGCTCACCGATGCGCAGCGCGCGCGCTACAGCCGCCATCTGCTCATCCCTGAAGTCGGCGAGGCAGGACAGGCCAGGCTTCTCAAGGCGAAGGTCCTGCTCATCGGCGCCGGCGGTCTCGGTTCGCCCACCGCGCTCTATCTCGCGGCGGCGGGAGTCGGGCGGCTGGGAATCGTCGACGACGACGTCGTCGATGAATCCAACTTGCAGCGCCAGATCCTGCACACGACCGATCGCGTGGGGATGCCGAAGACGGAGTCGGCGCGGAAGACGTTGCAGGCGCTCAACCCGGACGTCGCGGTCGACGAGCACCGGACGCGGCTGACCCGCGACAACGCGCTCGAGCTGTTCTCCAAGTACGACGTGATCGTCGACGGCTCGGACAACTTCGGGACGCGCTATCTGGTGAACGACGCCTGCGTCCTCCTTGGGAAGCCCAACGTCCACGGGTCGATCTTCCGCTTCGACGGACAGGCGACGACGTTCATCCCCGGCGGAGGAAGGCCGTGCTATCGCTGCCTCTTCCCCGAGCCGCCGCCGCCGGAGCTCGCGCCCTCATGCCAGGAAGCCGGTGTCCTCGGCGTGCTGCCGGGGATCATCGGGCTGGTGCAGGCAGTCGAAGCGGTGAAGCTGGTGCTCGGCAAGGGCGAGCCTCTGGTCGGCAGGCTGCTCCTATACGACGCGCTCGAGCAGAAGTTCCGCGAAGTGAAGTACGCGCGGGACCCGAATTGCCCCTCGTGCGGGGATCATCCGATGCGGGAGCTGCTGCCGGAGTACACGGAAGCGAGCTGCGCGATTGCGCCGCGGCGGATTACTGGCGGCCCCGGCCAGCACAATGTGACGGCGCAGGCGTAG
- a CDS encoding polysaccharide biosynthesis protein, which yields MTGLGDWRDSSRGWTSGTRERASLSNSDFVFMGDILAHCAARQAGLVRYRTTAHRVPHGGGMHDRPHGSILRRAGPLMLARLGVAALTFAIPLVLARVLLPESYGTFKQAWLLSNTLFLVLPLGLNQSLVYFVPREPGKKRLWQSHALILTTVLGAVAAALLLGFGPLVASAFHNPELAAVMPYVAAFTAFKLAASCFDLAWMAEGRIKASAIVRVASEGFYTACMLAGAVWTRSVEGAFAGVVIATFAKAAACWMALSAGGLRISPRELRRQLAYALPFGAAFALIIPQQQFHSYLVSASVTAAAFAVYAVGCFQLPVVDMLYTPVSEILQLGIAEHEAKGDNEGALRLFREAVARLSFVFVPTMVLLAISAPTLISFLFTDRYLAAVPVFRLSIISIPMAALPLDGVMRACAQNKFMFRISVLKLGLTVPLAWLGFHALGPIGALGGWICAEETCRFLLLRRAAHLFGTTILGALPRELWCQTAAAVLAAVPGAVALHLAGGPLLVQLCTGGIVFAVAYLAILRALGVLPPVRAWIPQKAPLVLIREAA from the coding sequence ATGACCGGCTTGGGCGACTGGCGCGACAGCTCGAGGGGCTGGACTTCCGGCACCCGCGAGCGCGCGTCCTTGAGCAACTCCGATTTCGTCTTCATGGGCGACATCTTAGCTCACTGTGCAGCGCGTCAAGCCGGGCTTGTCCGGTACCGGACGACTGCACATCGTGTTCCACACGGAGGGGGGATGCACGACAGGCCGCATGGTTCCATCCTGCGACGCGCCGGACCGTTGATGCTCGCCCGGCTGGGGGTCGCGGCGCTGACCTTCGCCATCCCTCTGGTGCTGGCGCGGGTGCTGCTGCCGGAGAGCTATGGGACGTTCAAGCAGGCGTGGCTCCTCTCGAACACGCTCTTTCTCGTGTTGCCGCTGGGGCTCAACCAGAGCCTCGTCTACTTCGTCCCCCGCGAGCCCGGAAAGAAGCGCCTCTGGCAGTCGCACGCGTTGATCCTCACGACGGTCCTGGGGGCGGTCGCCGCCGCCCTGCTGCTGGGCTTCGGACCGCTCGTCGCCTCGGCGTTTCACAACCCCGAGCTGGCGGCCGTGATGCCGTACGTCGCCGCCTTCACGGCCTTCAAGCTGGCGGCGTCCTGCTTCGATCTGGCCTGGATGGCGGAAGGACGCATCAAGGCGAGCGCCATCGTACGGGTCGCGTCGGAAGGCTTCTATACCGCGTGCATGCTCGCAGGAGCGGTGTGGACGCGCAGCGTGGAAGGCGCGTTCGCTGGGGTGGTGATCGCCACGTTCGCCAAGGCGGCGGCCTGCTGGATGGCGCTTTCCGCCGGCGGCCTGCGCATCTCGCCGCGTGAACTCCGCCGCCAGCTCGCCTACGCGCTCCCGTTCGGCGCTGCCTTCGCGCTGATCATTCCGCAGCAGCAGTTCCACAGCTATCTGGTAAGCGCGAGCGTGACGGCGGCGGCGTTCGCCGTGTACGCGGTCGGCTGTTTCCAGCTGCCGGTCGTCGACATGCTCTATACGCCGGTCTCCGAAATCCTCCAGCTCGGGATCGCGGAGCACGAGGCCAAGGGCGACAACGAAGGCGCGCTCCGCCTGTTCCGGGAGGCGGTGGCCCGGCTGTCATTCGTATTCGTGCCCACCATGGTGCTCCTGGCCATCTCCGCACCGACGCTGATCAGCTTCCTCTTCACCGATCGATACCTCGCGGCGGTCCCCGTCTTCCGGCTGTCGATCATCTCCATCCCCATGGCGGCGCTCCCGCTCGACGGGGTCATGCGGGCGTGTGCCCAGAACAAGTTCATGTTCCGCATCAGCGTCCTGAAGCTGGGATTGACGGTGCCTCTGGCGTGGCTCGGGTTCCACGCGTTGGGTCCCATCGGCGCGCTGGGCGGCTGGATCTGCGCCGAGGAGACGTGCAGGTTCCTGCTCCTGCGCCGTGCGGCCCATCTCTTCGGCACCACCATCCTGGGCGCGCTGCCGCGGGAGCTCTGGTGCCAAACTGCGGCGGCCGTCCTCGCCGCGGTGCCGGGCGCCGTTGCGCTGCATCTGGCGGGTGGACCGCTTCTGGTCCAGTTGTGCACCGGTGGAATCGTCTTCGCCGTCGCCTACCTGGCGATCCTTCGCGCCCTGGGCGTGCTTCCGCCGGTGCGCGCGTGGATTCCGCAGAAGGCGCCCCTCGTCCTCATCCGCGAGGCGGCCTGA
- the hemH gene encoding ferrochelatase produces MIPLRRPSTAPHTGVLLLNLGGPDSLDAVEPYLENLFRDPFLIRIPLLKGPLRRWFARAVARRRAPHARQLYAEIGGRSPILPLTEAQARKLEEELGPGFRCYVAFSAWTPYIRDAVARARADGCTRLVGVSLYPQWCSATTESAFFDLRKAVAGSMPVAAVDRYPEDAGYLDALTSTVQVALRRFPDPARVHVLFSAHGVPISLIRRGDPYEREIHATVAGVVRRLPPGQKWSLSYQSKVGPVKWLQPATIDHIPGLARQGVREVLVVPVAFVSDHVETLHEQRILLRGVAAEAGIARYEVANAINDCRLYARALARLVRQALDSTPVFKVPAGR; encoded by the coding sequence GTGATCCCGCTCCGGCGTCCCTCGACAGCGCCGCACACCGGCGTCCTGCTGCTGAACCTGGGCGGCCCGGACTCGCTCGACGCGGTCGAACCGTACCTGGAGAACCTCTTCCGCGATCCGTTCCTCATCCGCATCCCGCTGCTCAAAGGACCGCTGCGCCGCTGGTTCGCGCGCGCAGTCGCCCGCCGCCGCGCGCCACACGCGCGACAGCTCTACGCCGAGATCGGCGGCCGCTCGCCGATCCTTCCCCTGACGGAAGCGCAGGCCCGGAAGCTCGAGGAGGAGCTCGGTCCGGGGTTCCGCTGCTACGTCGCCTTCTCCGCGTGGACGCCGTACATCCGCGACGCGGTGGCGAGGGCGCGCGCCGATGGGTGCACCCGGCTCGTCGGCGTATCGCTGTATCCGCAATGGTGCTCCGCGACGACGGAGTCCGCCTTCTTCGATCTGCGCAAGGCAGTCGCCGGATCGATGCCCGTAGCGGCCGTCGATCGATATCCCGAGGACGCCGGCTACCTCGACGCGCTGACCAGCACGGTGCAGGTCGCGCTGCGGCGCTTTCCCGACCCTGCGCGCGTGCACGTCCTCTTCAGCGCCCACGGCGTGCCGATCAGCCTGATCCGCCGCGGGGATCCCTACGAGCGCGAGATCCACGCAACCGTCGCCGGCGTCGTCCGGCGGCTGCCGCCGGGGCAGAAGTGGTCGCTCAGCTACCAGAGCAAGGTCGGTCCGGTGAAGTGGCTGCAGCCGGCGACGATCGATCACATTCCCGGCCTGGCGCGGCAGGGAGTGCGGGAGGTGCTCGTCGTTCCGGTGGCGTTCGTCTCCGATCACGTCGAGACGCTGCACGAGCAGCGGATCCTGCTTCGCGGCGTCGCGGCAGAGGCCGGCATCGCGCGGTACGAGGTCGCGAACGCGATCAACGACTGCCGCCTCTATGCGCGGGCGCTCGCTCGGCTGGTGCGCCAGGCGCTCGATTCGACGCCGGTTTTCAAAGTCCCTGCAGGGCGTTGA
- a CDS encoding conjugal transfer protein TraR: MNQKDLKRFRKILEESKKNLLLSARKTLSEEAAFDTDDLPDEIDLASSEYTQSMVFRLRDREKFLLKKIDDALARIENGTFGICEICEEEVSVKRLEARPVTTMCIRCKEEQEKQEKSYG, encoded by the coding sequence TTGAACCAGAAGGACTTGAAGCGCTTCCGGAAGATCCTCGAGGAATCGAAGAAGAACCTCCTCCTCAGCGCGCGCAAGACGCTCAGCGAGGAAGCGGCCTTCGATACCGACGATCTGCCCGACGAGATCGATCTCGCTTCGTCGGAGTACACGCAGAGCATGGTCTTCCGGCTGCGGGACCGCGAGAAGTTCCTGCTGAAGAAGATCGACGACGCGCTGGCGCGCATCGAGAACGGCACCTTCGGGATCTGCGAGATCTGCGAGGAAGAGGTCTCCGTGAAGCGCCTGGAGGCGCGGCCGGTCACGACGATGTGCATCCGGTGCAAGGAAGAGCAGGAAAAGCAGGAAAAAAGCTATGGCTAG
- a CDS encoding glycosyltransferase family 4 protein, whose translation MRIAYVNYGRQSGVTPNVTQVLTALGHQVVPVDPTGVLALRNARTRLPRPTPRVLMSLAASALRHGPQLMHHRWNTVYAFDQHSRQAGELLEALAQPPDVVLQNGALFSPGRSAKFSYVLLLDNTCLLAERQPPVPEADIGAHIQFGTAWLHRERDTYERAMAIATFSDLVRRSLIDDYGIDPSRVHVVGAGANIVPKAEEPRRNDDGRTLVFVGKDGWRRKGGPVLLRAFAILRQSRPDLRLLIAGPTEPIETGPGVTNLGLVPFDAVERLLSQATLFVLPTLREPFGIAFLDAMLWKVPCVGTQVGAVPEILGDAGVWVPPADAEALAAAVGALLDDPPRRAAMGEAGRRRVLERGYLWPEVGKRLSAILSRAGTRKRAA comes from the coding sequence ATGCGAATCGCGTACGTCAACTACGGCAGACAGAGCGGGGTGACTCCCAACGTCACGCAGGTGTTGACGGCGCTCGGCCACCAGGTCGTTCCAGTGGATCCCACCGGCGTGCTCGCGCTGCGCAACGCCCGCACTCGTCTGCCGCGACCGACGCCGCGCGTGCTGATGTCCCTGGCGGCGAGCGCGCTGCGGCACGGGCCGCAGCTCATGCATCACCGCTGGAACACGGTCTATGCGTTCGACCAGCACTCGCGGCAGGCGGGCGAGCTGCTCGAGGCGCTGGCCCAGCCTCCCGACGTCGTGTTGCAGAACGGTGCGCTCTTCTCGCCTGGCCGATCGGCGAAGTTCTCCTACGTGTTGCTGCTCGACAACACCTGCCTTCTCGCCGAGCGGCAGCCGCCCGTGCCCGAGGCCGACATCGGCGCGCACATCCAGTTCGGCACCGCGTGGCTCCATCGCGAGCGCGACACGTACGAGCGGGCGATGGCGATCGCGACGTTCTCGGATCTCGTCCGGCGGTCGCTCATCGACGATTACGGCATCGATCCTTCCCGAGTGCACGTGGTGGGAGCCGGCGCGAACATCGTGCCGAAGGCGGAGGAGCCGCGGCGCAATGATGACGGGCGCACGCTGGTGTTCGTCGGGAAGGACGGCTGGCGGCGCAAGGGCGGGCCGGTCCTGTTGCGCGCGTTCGCGATCCTGCGGCAGTCGCGCCCCGATCTGCGTCTGCTGATCGCGGGACCGACCGAGCCGATCGAAACCGGTCCCGGAGTGACGAACCTCGGGCTCGTGCCGTTCGACGCCGTGGAGCGTCTGCTCTCGCAAGCGACGCTGTTCGTGCTCCCGACGCTGCGGGAGCCGTTCGGAATCGCGTTTCTCGACGCGATGCTCTGGAAGGTGCCGTGCGTGGGCACGCAGGTCGGCGCGGTCCCGGAGATCCTCGGCGACGCGGGAGTCTGGGTGCCGCCAGCCGATGCCGAAGCGCTCGCGGCGGCCGTCGGTGCTCTCCTCGACGATCCGCCGCGGCGCGCCGCGATGGGAGAAGCCGGCCGCCGGCGCGTCCTCGAGCGCGGGTACCTCTGGCCGGAGGTGGGAAAGCGCCTCTCGGCCATTCTCTCCCGCGCCGGCACCCGAAAGCGCGCCGCGTAA
- a CDS encoding DUF4142 domain-containing protein, whose product MKMIARGMACALAVAPALAHAEDKSTTKTTSKDAARTDANPMNTPDTDKPGKKSAAADEKMTDARLVTLLHHVNQDEIAAGKLAQQNGQSADIQKYGKQLVEDHTKSDADVKAAAKKAGISPSETALTAHDREMMRTDKNKMDQLKKMSGAEFDKTFAQVLAKDHDHMVSMLRDHKEDLKSPELKQLVDNTIPVLEQHKDMAEKAGRNTPQPQGRSPAPERPQQR is encoded by the coding sequence ATGAAGATGATCGCACGCGGAATGGCATGCGCGCTGGCCGTGGCGCCGGCGCTTGCGCATGCCGAGGACAAGTCGACGACGAAGACCACTTCGAAGGACGCGGCGCGTACCGACGCGAACCCGATGAACACGCCGGACACTGACAAGCCGGGAAAGAAGTCCGCCGCCGCGGACGAGAAGATGACCGATGCGCGGCTGGTCACCCTGCTCCATCACGTCAACCAGGACGAGATCGCCGCGGGCAAGCTCGCGCAGCAGAACGGCCAGAGCGCGGACATCCAGAAGTACGGAAAGCAGCTCGTCGAGGATCACACCAAGTCCGACGCGGACGTGAAGGCGGCGGCGAAGAAGGCGGGGATCTCGCCGAGCGAGACGGCGCTGACGGCGCACGATCGCGAGATGATGCGCACCGACAAGAACAAGATGGACCAGCTCAAGAAGATGAGCGGCGCCGAGTTCGACAAGACCTTCGCGCAGGTGCTGGCCAAGGATCACGACCACATGGTGTCGATGCTGCGCGACCACAAGGAAGATCTAAAATCGCCCGAGCTGAAGCAGCTCGTCGACAACACCATTCCAGTGCTCGAGCAGCACAAGGACATGGCGGAGAAGGCCGGGCGCAACACGCCTCAGCCCCAGGGTCGTTCGCCCGCGCCCGAGAGGCCGCAGCAGCGATAG
- a CDS encoding APC family permease — translation MEQPAPLPAPSTVPAPQPSSEPPPEGGRRSRWQRFKRVLLGGPKDIQDPQLFHTLSLAAFLAWVGLGADGLSSSSYGPEEAFKNLGEHQYLAIFLALATGFTVLIISAAYTKIIEHFPFGGGGYIVTARLIGPRAGVVSGAALLIDYVLTCTTSVAAGGEAIFSNFPAEWHSWKLPVELAAIAVLTVLNLRGVKESIRVLMPIFLTFLVTHVLLITGSIGFHLGRTGEVAHSVANGLSHDLGTMGFLALALLFLRAYSLGAGTYTGIEAVSNGLSIMREPRVLTGKRTMVYMSTSLAVTAGGIILGYLLMGVQPVPGKTMNYRLAEMMAGAFHLGPLPVGQWYVFITIASEALLLFVAAQAGFIAGPRVMANLAQDSFLPHRFGALSDRLTMQNGVLLMGGASFLMLLYTRGSVDALVVMYAINVFVTFALSQLGMIRYWRRAETQKRHAEWRRPLAIAVICFVVCSFILVVNLFEKFTEGAWLTVVVTGTLVGICMLIKRHYNGVYARLKRLDQILGALPTVTPTKPLVVQKNKPTAVLLVGGFSGLGIHSLLTIMKLFPRYFVNVVFMSVAVVDSATFHGIEEVDRVREQTEEALRKYVDLARGMGIPADYRMSMGTEAVSECERLAGEVAKEYERSIFFAGKLIFERERWWDRVLHNETAYQIQRRLQFAGLPMVVLPVRVLE, via the coding sequence ATGGAGCAACCCGCGCCTCTGCCGGCGCCGAGCACCGTGCCTGCGCCGCAGCCGAGCTCCGAGCCGCCTCCGGAGGGTGGGCGGCGATCCAGGTGGCAACGATTCAAGCGGGTCCTGCTGGGTGGCCCGAAGGACATCCAGGATCCGCAGCTCTTCCATACGCTTTCGCTGGCGGCTTTTCTCGCCTGGGTCGGCCTGGGTGCGGACGGTCTGTCCTCCAGCTCGTACGGACCGGAGGAGGCGTTCAAGAACCTCGGTGAGCACCAGTATCTCGCCATCTTTCTCGCGCTGGCGACCGGCTTCACCGTCCTCATCATCTCCGCCGCCTACACGAAGATCATCGAGCATTTTCCGTTCGGCGGCGGCGGATACATCGTCACCGCCCGCCTGATCGGGCCGCGTGCCGGCGTGGTGAGCGGCGCGGCGCTGCTGATCGATTACGTCCTCACCTGCACCACCTCGGTCGCGGCTGGCGGGGAGGCCATCTTCAGCAACTTCCCCGCGGAATGGCACTCCTGGAAGCTGCCGGTGGAGCTCGCCGCCATCGCCGTGCTCACGGTGCTCAACCTGCGCGGGGTGAAGGAATCGATCCGGGTGCTGATGCCCATCTTCCTCACCTTCCTCGTCACGCACGTGCTGCTCATCACCGGGAGCATCGGATTCCATCTCGGCCGGACCGGCGAGGTGGCGCACAGCGTCGCCAACGGCCTCTCGCACGACCTCGGCACCATGGGCTTCCTCGCCCTGGCTCTGCTGTTCCTGCGCGCGTACTCGCTGGGCGCCGGCACGTACACCGGAATCGAGGCTGTCTCGAACGGGCTCTCGATCATGCGCGAGCCGCGCGTGCTCACCGGCAAACGGACGATGGTCTACATGTCGACGAGCCTCGCCGTCACCGCCGGCGGGATCATCCTCGGGTACCTGCTGATGGGCGTCCAGCCCGTCCCGGGGAAGACGATGAACTACCGCCTCGCCGAGATGATGGCGGGCGCGTTCCACCTCGGACCGCTTCCGGTGGGGCAATGGTACGTCTTCATCACCATCGCCTCCGAGGCCTTGCTCCTCTTCGTCGCCGCCCAGGCCGGGTTCATCGCAGGTCCGCGCGTGATGGCGAACCTGGCGCAGGATTCCTTCCTGCCGCACCGGTTCGGCGCGCTCAGCGATCGACTCACCATGCAGAACGGCGTGCTGCTGATGGGCGGCGCGTCGTTCCTGATGCTGCTCTACACCCGCGGCTCGGTCGACGCGCTGGTGGTGATGTACGCGATCAACGTCTTCGTCACCTTCGCGCTCAGCCAGCTGGGCATGATCCGGTACTGGCGCCGCGCCGAGACGCAGAAGCGCCACGCGGAGTGGCGCCGGCCGCTTGCCATCGCCGTCATCTGCTTCGTCGTCTGCAGCTTCATCCTGGTGGTGAACCTGTTCGAGAAGTTCACCGAGGGCGCGTGGCTGACCGTCGTGGTCACCGGCACGCTGGTCGGCATCTGCATGCTGATCAAGCGGCACTACAACGGCGTGTACGCGAGGTTGAAGCGGCTCGATCAGATCCTCGGGGCGCTCCCCACGGTGACGCCGACGAAGCCGCTGGTCGTCCAGAAGAACAAGCCGACCGCCGTGTTGCTGGTGGGAGGCTTCTCCGGCCTGGGCATCCACTCGCTGCTCACCATCATGAAGCTCTTTCCCCGCTACTTCGTGAACGTCGTCTTCATGTCGGTGGCGGTGGTGGACAGCGCGACCTTCCACGGCATCGAGGAGGTCGACCGCGTGCGCGAGCAGACGGAAGAGGCGCTGCGCAAGTATGTCGACCTCGCGCGCGGGATGGGCATCCCCGCCGACTACCGCATGTCGATGGGGACCGAAGCGGTGAGCGAGTGCGAGAGGCTCGCGGGCGAGGTGGCGAAGGAGTACGAGCGGAGCATCTTCTTCGCGGGAAAGCTCATCTTCGAGCGCGAGCGTTGGTGGGACCGCGTGCTGCACAACGAGACGGCGTACCAGATCCAGCGGCGCTTGCAGTTCGCGGGGTTGCCGATGGTCGTGCTGCCGGTTCGCGTGCTGGAGTAG
- the hemE gene encoding uroporphyrinogen decarboxylase, with protein sequence MSHRFLDACRRRPVDKTPIWLMRQAGRYLPEYRAVRAKVSFLELCKTPDLAAEVTLQPVDILGVDAAILFSDILVLCEAMGMELILEDQGPQFPSPLGTQADVEKLRVPDPEEKLGFVMEAIRRTLKALRGRVPVIGFCGAPWTLAAYMIEGKTSRGFEKAKAAIFSDEKLAHTLLGKITDALIAYLNAQLAAGAHALQIFDSWAGALGPEDYARFGAPYVARLIAGLKRDRSEPQPVIVFGVETGELLGQLAATAADVVGVDWRVPLDEARGRVGPGVALQGNLDPATLFLPLREQEKRVARVLELADQAGPGHVFNLGHGVMVGTPVESVKALVRQVHAHTPLR encoded by the coding sequence GTGTCGCATCGTTTCCTCGATGCCTGCCGCCGGCGTCCCGTCGACAAGACGCCGATCTGGTTGATGCGCCAGGCGGGGCGTTACCTGCCGGAGTATCGGGCCGTCCGCGCGAAGGTCTCTTTCCTCGAGCTGTGCAAGACGCCGGACCTGGCGGCGGAAGTGACGCTGCAGCCGGTCGACATCCTGGGGGTCGACGCCGCAATCCTCTTCAGCGACATCCTCGTGCTCTGCGAGGCGATGGGAATGGAGCTGATCCTGGAGGATCAGGGGCCGCAGTTTCCCTCTCCGCTGGGGACGCAGGCCGACGTCGAGAAGCTCCGCGTGCCCGACCCCGAGGAGAAGCTCGGCTTCGTGATGGAGGCGATCCGCCGGACCCTGAAGGCGCTCAGAGGCCGCGTCCCGGTGATCGGATTCTGCGGCGCGCCTTGGACGCTGGCCGCCTACATGATCGAGGGGAAGACCTCGCGCGGCTTCGAGAAGGCGAAGGCGGCGATCTTCTCCGACGAGAAGCTGGCGCACACGCTGCTGGGCAAGATCACCGACGCGCTGATCGCGTACCTCAACGCGCAGCTCGCGGCGGGAGCGCACGCCCTGCAGATCTTCGATTCCTGGGCCGGCGCGCTCGGCCCGGAGGACTACGCGAGGTTCGGCGCGCCGTACGTCGCGCGGCTGATCGCCGGCCTGAAGCGCGACCGCTCTGAACCGCAGCCGGTGATCGTCTTCGGCGTCGAGACCGGGGAGCTGTTGGGGCAGCTCGCGGCGACGGCCGCGGACGTCGTCGGCGTGGATTGGCGCGTGCCGCTCGATGAAGCGCGCGGGCGGGTCGGACCCGGCGTCGCGCTGCAAGGAAATCTCGATCCCGCGACGCTCTTCCTGCCTCTGCGCGAGCAGGAGAAGCGCGTTGCGCGCGTCCTCGAGCTCGCCGACCAGGCGGGACCCGGGCACGTCTTCAACCTCGGGCACGGTGTGATGGTTGGGACGCCGGTAGAGAGCGTGAAAGCGCTGGTCCGGCAGGTGCACGCCCACACGCCCCTTCGCTGA